From Mycobacterium colombiense CECT 3035:
TTTGCTGCGTCGCGCAACGCCGCGAGCAAAGGCTCCGCGGCTTCTTGGAGGAACCGTTCCTGGGTTTCGCCGCCGATCTGCACGAGGGCGATGTCGGTGAACCCGGCCTCCCAGTAGGGCCGCACGCCCTCCACGATCGCGTCGAGGTCAGGCCCGCAGGGGATGGTCTCCGCGACGTCTTCGGGCCGCACGTACTGGGTCGCGCCGGCGAAGCCGGCCGGCGTCGGCAGGTCGGCGTTGACCTTCCAGCCTCCGGCAAACCAGCGGAACTGGTCGTGCGCGCGTTTGACGGCGGTGTCACGGTCGGGATCCCAGGACACCGGTATCTGGCCGATCACGCGCCCGCCGCCGGCGAGATTGGCGGCCTGCCGGGCGCCGTGCCACGCGTCGACGAGCTCGTTCTGCGGTTCGGTGGCGATCAGGTGGTCGGCCAGCTTGGCGAACTTGTCGACGGCCCTGGTTCCGCCGATCGCCACCCCGATGCCGACCGGAACGTCCGGCACGTCCCACAGCCGCGCCGAATCGACCTGGAAATAGTCGCCGGTGAAGTCCACCAGTTGCCCGCCGAACAGCTCACGGATGATTTTGATGGCCTCACGCAGCATGTCCTGCCGGCGCGCGACGGTCGGCCAGCCTTTGCCGACGACGTGTTCGTTCAGGTTTTCGCCGCTGCCGAGGCCCAGGGTGAACCGGCCGTCGGACAGGATCTGCACGGTGGCCGCCTGCTGGGCGACGATCGCGGGGTGATACCGCATCGTCGGGCACGTCACATAGGTGTAGAGGTCGACCCGCTCGGTGGCCTGCGCCACCGCGCCCAACACCGCCCAGGCGTTCGGCGCGTGTCCCTGCGAGGTGAGCCAGGGCGAGAAGTGGTCGCTGCACACATGGAAGTCGAAGCCGCGCTCTTCAGCCGAAACCGCATAGCGGACAAGGTCTTTGGGTCCACTCTGCTCGGTCATCAAAGTGTAGCCAAAATTCGTCATGCGTGACGGAGTACCCGGCTGCTCCGGGCGCAAACGACCCCGGCGTTCAGTCCGCGGTGGTGATCGAGTCCCCGGTGATGCCGGCCGCGCGGCGGGCGGCGAGCCTGCGCTTCTGCGGC
This genomic window contains:
- a CDS encoding LLM class F420-dependent oxidoreductase, with the protein product MTNFGYTLMTEQSGPKDLVRYAVSAEERGFDFHVCSDHFSPWLTSQGHAPNAWAVLGAVAQATERVDLYTYVTCPTMRYHPAIVAQQAATVQILSDGRFTLGLGSGENLNEHVVGKGWPTVARRQDMLREAIKIIRELFGGQLVDFTGDYFQVDSARLWDVPDVPVGIGVAIGGTRAVDKFAKLADHLIATEPQNELVDAWHGARQAANLAGGGRVIGQIPVSWDPDRDTAVKRAHDQFRWFAGGWKVNADLPTPAGFAGATQYVRPEDVAETIPCGPDLDAIVEGVRPYWEAGFTDIALVQIGGETQERFLQEAAEPLLAALRDAAN